In the Synechococcus sp. Nb3U1 genome, one interval contains:
- a CDS encoding LysR substrate-binding domain-containing protein gives MTLEQLRIFLAVAEHLHFTRAAAALYITQPAVSAAIQALERSHGIPLFHRLGRRVELTEAGRWLQNHAQQILDQVQQLEQGLRELNHLQVGDLHLGSSLTIGNYWLPYRISTYKQRYPGIRVHCTLANTEAICEGVLRGDFDLGLVEGVVRSEDQTQLEQRIIGWDRLCIIVGPGHPWFHRREVSIAQLTTTDWIIREPGSGTQQHFEAALTQWGIPPESLSVILRLQSGEMVKALVSQGSAAGAISEMMIRNEARLGDLQEVSLATGSDALQRPFLLLKHRQRYLSRAAQAFEQLVDPSFPL, from the coding sequence ATGACTTTGGAACAATTACGTATCTTTTTGGCCGTAGCCGAACATCTGCATTTCACCCGGGCCGCCGCTGCTCTCTACATCACGCAGCCTGCCGTCAGTGCCGCCATCCAAGCCCTGGAACGCAGCCACGGGATCCCGTTGTTTCACCGCCTGGGTCGTCGGGTGGAATTAACTGAAGCAGGACGTTGGCTCCAGAACCACGCCCAACAAATCCTTGACCAAGTACAACAACTTGAACAGGGGTTGCGGGAGCTCAATCATTTACAAGTGGGAGATCTGCACCTGGGGTCTAGCCTCACCATTGGCAACTACTGGCTGCCCTACCGCATTAGTACCTACAAGCAGCGCTATCCGGGCATTCGAGTTCATTGCACCCTGGCCAATACCGAAGCCATTTGCGAAGGAGTTCTACGGGGAGATTTTGATTTGGGTTTGGTGGAAGGGGTGGTGCGATCAGAAGATCAAACCCAACTGGAGCAGCGAATCATTGGGTGGGATCGCCTTTGCATCATCGTCGGGCCAGGACATCCTTGGTTCCATCGGCGGGAGGTTTCGATTGCCCAGCTGACGACAACCGACTGGATCATACGGGAACCGGGATCCGGCACTCAACAGCACTTTGAAGCCGCTCTAACGCAATGGGGGATCCCACCGGAGTCTCTATCGGTAATCTTGCGACTGCAAAGTGGGGAAATGGTGAAAGCTCTGGTGAGCCAGGGATCCGCTGCTGGCGCGATCTCGGAAATGATGATCCGCAATGAAGCCCGCCTGGGAGATTTGCAGGAGGTGTCCCTAGCCACTGGATCTGATGCTTTGCAACGTCCCTTTTTGCTGCTCAAACATCGACAGCGCTACCTCTCACGTGCCGCCCAGGCCTTTGAACAACTGGTTGATCCATCTTTTCCCCTATAA
- a CDS encoding fatty acid desaturase: protein MTLSLPPLFLAQHDTQPPPDNLSTILKTLPRQCFEKNRRQAWISVLVSVFSVALGYAAITFLPSFLLPFSWIWTGTALTGLFVLAHDCGHRSFAKRRWVNDWVGHLLMLPLIYPFHPWRILHNRHHRFTNQLKQDNAWEPWTEDAFLASVPAIRALYRGLRGYFWWTGSIIHWLTLHFDLRQFSQPERPKARLSIVVCLGFALVFFPLLFYWTGWWGVIKFWLLPWLVYHFWMSTFTLVHHTDAGIPFQPAERWNAATAQLTGTVHCDYPGWVEFLCHDINVHIPHHISVAIPSYHLRLAQQSLEENWGSHLQKRRFSWALMRDIVQQCHLYHPQKAYQSFTDLEPL, encoded by the coding sequence ATGACCTTATCTTTGCCCCCGCTTTTTCTGGCGCAGCACGATACTCAACCCCCCCCGGACAACCTCAGCACCATTCTCAAGACATTACCCCGCCAGTGCTTTGAAAAAAATCGTCGTCAAGCCTGGATCTCAGTCCTAGTCAGTGTGTTCTCAGTGGCTTTGGGCTATGCTGCCATCACCTTTTTGCCCAGCTTCCTACTGCCCTTCTCGTGGATCTGGACGGGTACGGCGTTAACCGGGCTGTTTGTGCTGGCCCACGACTGCGGACATCGCTCTTTTGCCAAACGCCGCTGGGTCAATGATTGGGTGGGGCATCTGCTTATGTTGCCCCTGATTTATCCCTTTCATCCCTGGCGCATTTTGCACAACCGCCATCATCGCTTTACCAATCAATTAAAGCAAGACAATGCCTGGGAACCCTGGACGGAGGATGCTTTCTTGGCCAGTGTGCCGGCGATACGGGCGCTGTATCGGGGATTGCGAGGCTACTTCTGGTGGACGGGATCCATCATTCATTGGCTAACCCTGCACTTTGACTTACGCCAGTTTTCCCAGCCAGAACGCCCCAAGGCCCGATTGTCCATCGTTGTGTGTTTGGGGTTTGCCTTGGTCTTTTTCCCGCTGCTCTTCTATTGGACAGGATGGTGGGGTGTGATCAAGTTTTGGTTGCTGCCCTGGCTGGTTTATCACTTTTGGATGAGCACTTTCACCCTGGTTCACCACACCGATGCCGGGATCCCGTTCCAACCCGCCGAGCGCTGGAATGCCGCTACAGCACAACTGACGGGCACCGTTCATTGTGATTATCCCGGCTGGGTGGAGTTTCTCTGCCACGACATCAATGTACACATTCCCCACCATATTTCAGTGGCTATTCCCTCCTACCATTTGCGATTGGCACAACAGAGTCTGGAAGAAAATTGGGGATCCCATCTGCAAAAACGGCGCTTTTCCTGGGCTTTGATGCGAGATATCGTGCAACAGTGTCACCTCTACCATCCCCAAAAGGCTTATCAGTCTTTTACGGATTTAGAACCGTTGTGA
- a CDS encoding Fur family transcriptional regulator produces the protein MPRPLDSLEAALDRCRECNLRLSRQRRYILELLWQCGEHLSAREIYDRLNQQGKPIGHTSVYQNLEALASHNVVECLDRAEGRRYGNRTHPHSHVNCLDSDRILDVDVHLPPELLAQVEQQTGTQIQSYRIEFFGVEGSLNT, from the coding sequence ATGCCTCGCCCACTGGATTCTCTAGAAGCTGCTCTGGATCGTTGTCGCGAATGTAATTTGCGTCTGAGCCGACAGCGTCGGTACATTCTGGAGCTGTTGTGGCAATGTGGTGAGCACCTCTCTGCCCGTGAAATTTATGATCGCCTCAATCAGCAGGGCAAACCGATCGGCCACACTTCTGTTTATCAAAACCTGGAAGCTCTGGCTAGCCATAACGTTGTCGAGTGTTTAGATCGAGCGGAAGGACGCCGCTACGGCAACCGTACCCATCCCCACAGCCATGTCAATTGCCTAGATAGCGACCGCATTTTGGATGTGGATGTCCATTTGCCCCCCGAGTTATTGGCCCAGGTGGAGCAACAAACCGGCACCCAAATCCAGAGCTACCGCATTGAGTTTTTCGGGGTAGAGGGATCCCTGAACACCTGA
- a CDS encoding DUF502 domain-containing protein: protein MVSHWKQHLKNYFVAGLLVVIPLATTIWLTVEVATWSIGFLTSIPKQFNPIQGLHPILINLIDLGVGLFTPILFILLIGFMARNIVGQWLLSLSEQLLHAIPVAGLVYKTLKQLLSVLFAPNNQRFRRVVLVEYPRPGIWVLAFVTGVVQTPIRPDGPQRCLSLFVPTTPNPTTGWYAIVPEEQTVEVFMPVEDAFKMLISGGIVTPESFEAGLQRRDGALAVTLPNLRELVEQERAVGPHMADSTASEVAFEADRPV, encoded by the coding sequence ATGGTTTCACACTGGAAGCAGCATCTCAAAAACTATTTTGTGGCAGGGTTGCTGGTGGTGATCCCGTTGGCGACCACAATTTGGCTGACGGTGGAGGTAGCCACCTGGAGTATTGGCTTTCTCACCAGCATTCCCAAGCAATTTAACCCGATCCAGGGACTGCACCCGATTTTGATCAACTTGATCGATCTGGGGGTGGGCTTGTTTACCCCGATCCTGTTCATCCTGTTGATCGGGTTTATGGCCCGCAACATCGTCGGCCAGTGGCTGCTGAGTCTTAGCGAACAACTGCTGCACGCCATCCCGGTCGCGGGCCTGGTGTATAAAACTCTGAAGCAGCTCCTGAGTGTTCTATTTGCCCCCAACAATCAGCGCTTCCGACGAGTGGTGCTAGTGGAATATCCCCGCCCCGGCATTTGGGTTTTGGCTTTTGTTACCGGTGTGGTACAGACTCCCATTCGTCCCGATGGACCGCAGCGCTGCCTTAGTCTTTTTGTGCCCACCACACCTAACCCCACCACGGGCTGGTATGCCATCGTGCCGGAGGAACAAACGGTCGAGGTGTTCATGCCGGTGGAGGATGCCTTCAAGATGCTCATTTCCGGCGGTATTGTCACACCTGAAAGCTTTGAAGCTGGCTTACAGCGACGAGATGGGGCCCTGGCCGTCACACTCCCCAATTTGCGGGAGTTGGTGGAACAGGAGCGGGCGGTGGGCCCCCACATGGCTGACTCAACGGCTTCAGAGGTAGCTTTTGAGGCGGATCGGCCTGTCTAG
- a CDS encoding sulfite exporter TauE/SafE family protein — MTWWLTFLVGCGIGFCAGLFGLGGSSLGTPLLRLLGMPALLALASPLPLTLPSALGGVVTFQKQGLIHWQVVGRTVAWGIPAVALGAWTTKFVPGVVLMLLTAVFILGIGVYGLSGLRGLLPTAGEKQLHLERIPVGSLLLNFLNGVLANGGGLVLVPFYQLAVGLDLRGALASSLASVAMLAIPEIGVHSSLGHIDWGTTFWLGLGVFPFTVLGGKLALRLSTPLLTRLYGGFLVLLALYFGIREILRL, encoded by the coding sequence GTGACCTGGTGGTTAACCTTTTTAGTGGGCTGTGGGATCGGCTTCTGCGCCGGCTTGTTTGGGTTGGGGGGTAGCTCTTTAGGCACACCCCTGTTGCGTCTGCTGGGAATGCCTGCCCTTTTGGCCTTGGCGAGTCCTTTGCCTCTAACGCTGCCTAGCGCGTTGGGAGGGGTGGTCACGTTTCAAAAGCAAGGCTTGATCCACTGGCAGGTAGTGGGTCGGACAGTGGCTTGGGGGATCCCGGCGGTGGCCTTGGGAGCCTGGACGACGAAGTTCGTGCCGGGGGTGGTGCTGATGCTGCTGACGGCAGTATTTATCTTGGGGATTGGGGTGTATGGCTTAAGCGGTTTACGGGGTTTGCTACCCACCGCAGGAGAGAAGCAGCTGCACCTAGAGCGGATCCCGGTGGGTTCCCTGTTGTTGAATTTTTTGAATGGTGTGCTCGCCAATGGCGGCGGCCTGGTGTTGGTGCCCTTTTACCAGCTAGCCGTAGGGCTGGATTTGCGCGGCGCTTTGGCCAGTTCTTTGGCTTCGGTGGCGATGTTGGCCATTCCAGAAATTGGGGTGCATAGCAGCCTTGGGCATATCGATTGGGGCACCACCTTCTGGCTGGGGCTGGGGGTGTTCCCCTTCACAGTGTTAGGGGGCAAATTGGCGCTGCGCCTGTCTACACCCCTGTTGACACGCCTGTACGGCGGGTTTTTGGTGCTGCTGGCCCTCTACTTCGGCATCCGGGAGATCTTGAGACTTTAA
- a CDS encoding metallophosphoesterase family protein: MQRRKLMLGMLGLASSSGLAGIYLASRQQSSPVPLAQVTGSPAPPPPTPVPTAIVVAHPAAPNGLFIPPRRDLRLLVISDMNAAYGSVEYDPEVERGIGLIPHFQPDIVLGGGDMVAGQDPRLSEERIRAMWAAFDRHVAGPIREAKLPYGFTLGNHDASCARSTRGGFLFQQERDLAREFWNDPAHDPGLTFVDRGDFPFYYTFEKEDVFYLTWDATCNFIPPEQMEWAEAALASERAQAAKLRIVIGHLPLYAITVGRNDPGEVLLEADAKRALLEKYRVHTYISGHHHGYYPGHKGQLQLLHCGILGSGPRPLLDSPLPPRKTITLVDVDFATPDITYYTTYHMRDLSVIQQAELPRFITGHNGLVLRRDVNWDALSPEEIATCQGRIGSLCRD; encoded by the coding sequence ATGCAACGGCGCAAATTGATGCTGGGTATGTTGGGGTTAGCCAGCAGCAGTGGATTGGCAGGGATCTATCTGGCCAGTCGGCAGCAGTCTTCGCCTGTACCGTTGGCCCAAGTGACGGGATCCCCGGCTCCGCCCCCACCCACCCCCGTCCCCACCGCCATCGTAGTTGCCCACCCTGCTGCCCCCAATGGTCTGTTTATTCCTCCCCGACGGGATCTGCGCCTGTTGGTGATCAGCGATATGAATGCAGCCTACGGCTCGGTGGAATATGACCCAGAAGTGGAGCGAGGCATTGGCCTCATCCCCCATTTTCAGCCGGATATTGTCTTGGGGGGAGGGGATATGGTGGCGGGACAGGATCCCCGCCTTTCGGAAGAGCGCATCCGGGCCATGTGGGCGGCCTTTGACCGACATGTGGCAGGCCCAATTCGAGAGGCAAAACTTCCCTATGGCTTTACCCTGGGCAATCACGATGCCTCTTGTGCCCGTTCCACACGGGGAGGGTTTCTCTTTCAGCAAGAACGGGATCTAGCCCGCGAATTTTGGAACGACCCGGCCCATGATCCGGGCCTAACCTTTGTGGATCGCGGCGATTTTCCCTTCTACTACACCTTTGAAAAAGAGGATGTGTTTTACCTAACGTGGGATGCCACTTGTAACTTCATCCCTCCCGAACAGATGGAATGGGCTGAGGCGGCATTGGCCAGCGAACGGGCTCAAGCGGCCAAACTGCGCATCGTCATTGGGCACCTGCCCCTCTACGCCATCACCGTCGGACGCAACGATCCCGGAGAAGTGCTGCTTGAGGCCGATGCCAAGCGAGCCCTGCTGGAGAAGTATCGCGTTCACACCTACATCAGCGGCCACCACCACGGCTACTACCCCGGCCACAAGGGGCAACTGCAACTGCTCCATTGCGGCATTCTTGGCTCTGGCCCCCGCCCCCTCCTGGATAGCCCCCTACCCCCCCGCAAGACCATCACCCTAGTAGATGTGGATTTTGCCACCCCGGACATCACCTACTACACCACCTATCACATGCGGGATCTAAGCGTGATCCAGCAGGCGGAACTGCCCCGTTTCATCACCGGACATAACGGCTTGGTGCTGCGTCGAGATGTGAATTGGGATGCCCTTAGCCCCGAGGAAATCGCCACCTGTCAGGGGCGCATCGGATCCCTATGTCGGGACTAG
- a CDS encoding thioredoxin domain-containing protein, producing the protein MSMTNRLATSPSLYLRKHAENPVDWWPWIPEALETARAEDKPIFLSIGYSSCHWCTVMEGEAFSNPDIAAYLNAHFLPIKVDREERPDLDSIYMQTLQLMTGQGGWPLNVFLTPTDLVPFYAGTYFPVEPRFGRPGFLALLQRIQQFYRQEKDKIEDMKGQILAALTTISELVPEETVPTDLLRSGIQKIQPLVSNAGAVQQFPMMPYAQLVLRSARFDPSEGIPGSTTALERTRERGMALVLGGIFDHVAGGFHRYTVDANWTVPHFEKMLYDNGQIVEFLSDLWAQGIQDAAIQRAVQLTIDWLAREMTAPAGYFYAAQDADSFVKPEDQEPEEGEFYVWRWQELQDLLGDEGFRALQQAFDLSPGGNFRDRPGYIVLQRKEGGELPEAVETALRTRLFQARYGPQEEGHWSPFPPAVDAQSARLHPWPGRIPPVTDTKMIVSWNGLMISGLARASQVFGREEYLQLALRAAQFILKQQRHPETGSLLRVNYDGTAEVPAKSEDYALLIKALLDLHQACLPLVGDPSAEYWLEAAINLQREMDSQLWDTVAGGYFVSDPQSAPELLVREKEFQDNATPAANGIAIANLARLSAVTGDPDYLERAEASLKTFGHMMSTQPRSCPSLFTGLDWYVNWIKVTLAAEHIPTFQRQSWPTTAFTLPTEADPLPDGAVGLVCWGTKCLAPAHSPEQVQSQLSKGQNRA; encoded by the coding sequence ATGTCTATGACCAATCGCCTCGCCACGAGCCCCAGCCTCTATTTGCGCAAGCACGCCGAGAACCCGGTGGATTGGTGGCCTTGGATCCCGGAGGCTTTGGAAACAGCTCGCGCTGAAGATAAGCCGATCTTTCTGTCGATTGGGTATTCCAGTTGCCATTGGTGCACCGTCATGGAGGGGGAGGCTTTCTCCAACCCCGACATTGCCGCCTATTTGAATGCCCATTTTTTGCCCATCAAAGTGGATCGGGAGGAACGCCCTGACCTCGACAGCATCTACATGCAAACGTTGCAATTGATGACTGGGCAAGGGGGGTGGCCCCTGAATGTGTTTCTCACTCCAACCGACTTGGTGCCCTTTTATGCAGGTACCTATTTCCCGGTGGAGCCGCGCTTTGGCCGTCCGGGGTTCCTGGCCTTGCTACAACGAATCCAGCAGTTTTACCGGCAGGAAAAAGACAAGATTGAAGACATGAAGGGCCAAATTTTGGCGGCTCTCACCACCATCAGCGAGTTGGTACCTGAAGAGACTGTTCCTACAGATTTGCTGCGCTCCGGGATCCAAAAAATTCAGCCTTTGGTGTCGAATGCTGGGGCTGTGCAACAGTTCCCGATGATGCCCTATGCTCAGCTGGTGTTGCGCTCGGCACGATTTGATCCGTCCGAGGGGATCCCGGGTTCAACAACTGCTCTGGAGCGGACCAGAGAACGGGGGATGGCCCTGGTCTTAGGAGGAATTTTTGATCACGTGGCAGGTGGATTTCACCGCTATACTGTCGATGCCAACTGGACTGTGCCCCACTTCGAAAAGATGCTCTACGACAATGGGCAGATCGTGGAATTTCTCTCGGATTTGTGGGCGCAAGGGATCCAAGATGCGGCCATTCAACGGGCGGTGCAGCTGACAATCGATTGGTTGGCACGGGAGATGACAGCCCCCGCCGGTTATTTCTACGCCGCCCAGGATGCGGATAGCTTTGTCAAACCTGAAGATCAGGAGCCGGAAGAAGGGGAATTTTACGTTTGGCGGTGGCAGGAGTTGCAGGATCTGCTGGGGGATGAGGGCTTCCGGGCTCTGCAACAGGCTTTTGATCTGTCGCCAGGGGGGAACTTCCGGGATCGACCGGGCTATATCGTTTTGCAGCGCAAGGAAGGAGGAGAACTGCCGGAGGCGGTGGAAACGGCTTTGCGAACCCGGCTGTTTCAAGCTCGTTACGGCCCACAAGAGGAGGGCCACTGGTCTCCTTTTCCGCCGGCTGTGGATGCCCAATCGGCTCGCCTACACCCCTGGCCGGGGCGGATCCCGCCAGTGACCGATACGAAGATGATCGTGTCTTGGAATGGCCTGATGATTTCGGGCTTGGCACGGGCCTCTCAGGTGTTTGGCCGGGAGGAGTATTTGCAATTGGCACTGCGAGCGGCTCAATTTATCCTCAAGCAGCAACGGCACCCGGAAACGGGATCCCTGCTACGGGTGAACTACGACGGCACAGCCGAGGTTCCGGCCAAGTCGGAAGATTATGCGCTGCTGATCAAGGCGCTGCTGGATCTTCATCAAGCCTGCCTGCCGCTGGTGGGGGATCCCTCTGCGGAGTACTGGTTAGAAGCTGCCATCAATCTGCAACGGGAAATGGACAGCCAACTGTGGGATACCGTGGCGGGGGGCTATTTTGTCAGCGATCCCCAGAGTGCCCCCGAACTCTTGGTGCGAGAAAAAGAATTTCAGGACAACGCTACCCCTGCCGCCAATGGGATCGCCATCGCCAATCTGGCCCGCCTCAGTGCTGTGACGGGGGATCCCGATTATCTGGAGCGCGCTGAAGCAAGCTTGAAAACCTTTGGCCACATGATGAGCACCCAACCCCGCTCTTGTCCCAGCCTGTTTACGGGGTTGGATTGGTATGTCAATTGGATCAAAGTAACTCTGGCAGCGGAGCATATTCCCACGTTTCAGCGGCAGTCTTGGCCCACTACTGCCTTTACTCTACCCACGGAAGCCGATCCTCTGCCCGATGGGGCTGTGGGGTTGGTATGTTGGGGCACCAAGTGCCTGGCTCCCGCCCATTCCCCGGAGCAGGTACAATCGCAGCTCAGCAAAGGCCAAAACCGAGCTTGA
- a CDS encoding GNAT family N-acetyltransferase produces MLDPSLEPMAAIPHQPVDNRNIRFSLDRAELDLEQLIPLFNRNAFWAQNRQRQQMEQAIAHSHPVVSVWDGERLIGFGRATSDGVYRAVIWDIVVDHDYRRQGIGRKLVETLISHPHLQSVERVYLFTTHQQGFYERIGFVENTSTTLVLHGRSLEFLTPATEEQQA; encoded by the coding sequence ATGTTGGATCCCTCGCTTGAGCCTATGGCGGCTATCCCCCATCAGCCGGTGGATAACCGTAATATTCGCTTTTCTCTGGATCGGGCCGAACTGGATTTGGAGCAGTTGATCCCGCTGTTTAACCGTAATGCCTTTTGGGCGCAAAATCGGCAGCGGCAACAGATGGAGCAAGCTATTGCCCACAGCCATCCGGTGGTGAGCGTTTGGGATGGAGAACGCTTGATCGGCTTTGGGCGAGCCACTTCCGACGGGGTTTACCGGGCCGTGATCTGGGATATCGTCGTCGATCACGATTACCGTCGCCAAGGGATTGGGCGTAAGTTGGTGGAAACTTTGATCAGCCACCCACACCTGCAATCGGTGGAACGGGTTTACCTGTTCACTACCCACCAACAGGGCTTTTACGAACGGATTGGCTTTGTGGAAAATACCAGCACCACGCTGGTTCTGCACGGACGCTCCCTAGAGTTTCTAACTCCAGCCACCGAAGAACAGCAGGCCTGA
- a CDS encoding uracil-DNA glycosylase: MPIPPGTYTHLEQLKQHCLVCQRCELAAGRTHVVVQRGNPQAKILIIGEGPGENEDLQGLPFVGKSGQLLDKILASVGLDPERDTYICNAVKCRPPNNRVPTAEEMEACRPYLLEQIRLVDPAIILLTGATSVRSILGDKRGITKIRGEWVRWQGRWCMPIFHPAYLLRNQARTPGSPKWLMWQDIQAVKQKYVELTGATGSEEELEF; this comes from the coding sequence GTGCCGATCCCGCCCGGTACCTACACCCATCTGGAGCAACTTAAACAACATTGTTTGGTCTGTCAGCGCTGTGAGTTGGCTGCGGGTCGCACCCATGTGGTGGTGCAGCGGGGTAACCCACAAGCCAAGATCCTGATCATTGGGGAAGGACCAGGGGAAAACGAAGACCTGCAAGGGCTACCCTTTGTGGGCAAATCGGGACAATTGCTGGATAAAATCCTCGCTTCTGTCGGGTTGGATCCCGAGCGCGACACCTACATCTGCAATGCGGTGAAGTGTCGCCCCCCCAACAACCGTGTGCCCACTGCCGAGGAAATGGAGGCCTGTCGGCCCTACCTGCTAGAACAAATTCGGCTGGTGGATCCTGCCATTATTTTGCTGACCGGGGCAACCTCCGTCCGTTCGATTTTGGGGGATAAACGCGGCATTACCAAGATTCGGGGGGAATGGGTGCGGTGGCAGGGGCGTTGGTGTATGCCGATTTTTCACCCGGCCTATCTGTTGCGCAATCAAGCTCGTACCCCTGGTAGCCCCAAGTGGTTGATGTGGCAGGATATTCAAGCTGTCAAACAAAAATATGTGGAACTGACCGGCGCAACTGGCTCAGAAGAGGAACTAGAGTTTTAA
- a CDS encoding SRPBCC family protein has translation MSESDWLEHTCQVEVPVSIERVWDLWADLSLMPRWMKWIRSVELLDEELSRWTLDTRGLTFSWISCTHTVVKHQHIGWNSVEGLPNRGALRFYDRKGSTIVKLSVSYMIPGIIGKILDGLFVGKVVESTIQADLERFKAYALEHSEPTAENASAS, from the coding sequence ATGTCTGAATCCGATTGGTTAGAGCATACCTGTCAGGTGGAGGTACCTGTTTCAATCGAGCGGGTTTGGGATTTGTGGGCCGATCTCTCCCTCATGCCTCGTTGGATGAAGTGGATCCGTTCTGTGGAACTGTTGGATGAGGAGCTGTCCCGTTGGACGCTGGACACGCGCGGCCTCACCTTCAGTTGGATCTCCTGTACCCATACGGTGGTGAAACACCAGCACATCGGCTGGAACTCGGTGGAAGGCTTACCCAATCGCGGCGCCCTGCGGTTTTATGATCGCAAGGGCAGCACCATCGTCAAGCTGTCGGTCTCTTACATGATTCCGGGGATTATTGGCAAAATCTTGGATGGGTTGTTTGTGGGCAAAGTGGTGGAGAGCACAATTCAGGCGGATCTGGAACGCTTCAAAGCCTATGCCCTAGAGCATTCGGAGCCTACCGCCGAGAATGCCTCGGCCAGTTGA
- a CDS encoding TIGR03792 family protein, whose amino-acid sequence MVDVAGYSSCQTKICGTDRRNWLRRGTRVLRDPLHACPQPGPITIEHLCFRVPPGGQGEFLRQDEQIWGSPLRNHPGFLRKETWLDGEDPELIHIIIHWASRADWKAFPPEKVEALDRSMQPFYLRLEQAKEYQLWA is encoded by the coding sequence GTGGTTGATGTGGCAGGATATTCAAGCTGTCAAACAAAAATATGTGGAACTGACCGGCGCAACTGGCTCAGAAGAGGAACTAGAGTTTTAAGGGATCCCCTCCATGCTTGCCCCCAGCCCGGCCCAATTACCATCGAACACCTCTGCTTTCGCGTCCCCCCTGGTGGCCAAGGGGAATTTCTCAGGCAGGATGAGCAGATTTGGGGATCCCCTCTCCGCAATCACCCCGGTTTTTTGCGTAAGGAAACTTGGTTAGACGGGGAGGATCCCGAGCTAATCCACATCATCATCCACTGGGCAAGCCGTGCCGATTGGAAGGCCTTCCCCCCCGAAAAGGTTGAGGCCTTGGATCGATCCATGCAGCCGTTCTATCTCCGCCTAGAGCAGGCTAAGGAGTATCAGCTGTGGGCATGA